The uncultured Roseibium sp. DNA segment GACGCCGAAAGGCAAGATGATGTTCCGCAAGGAAGATCATCAGGCGCTGCAGTCCATGTATCACTTCAAGATCAAGGCGGATCCGAATGTCGAGTGGGGTATTCCGGAACTCGTTCGTGAGCTCAAGATCGAAGACATGAACATCCCCATTCGCAACCAGTAACGATCCTGTTCGGGGGAAGCCTATCCAACCCTTTCCCCGGCCACCCATCCCTTGAGACCCGCAGCGAATTCCGCCTTGTTGAGAGGCGGCAACAAACGAAACTGGTCAAAGGATCGCGTTCGGCTTCATCCAACCACGAACCCGATCCGGAAGACCGGTTCAGCCAGCAGCCTCAAGGGATGGGGTAAGACACCGCCCCATCGGCCACGATCTAACACAACAAGCAACAGGCCGGACTCGTGACCAGCGAACATCCCATCCTCGAAACACGGGATCTGACCATCCGTTTCGGCGGTCATGTCGCCGTCGATCACATCAGTTGCGCCTTTCAGCGCGGCACGCTGACCGCCATTGTCGGCCCGAACGGCGCCGGCAAGACAACCTATTTCAATCTGATTTCGGGTCAGCTGAAGGCGACCTCCGGTAAGGTCATCCTGAATGGCGCGGACATCACCCGGATTTCCGTGCCGGAGCGGACCGACCGGGGGATCGGCCGGGCGTTTCAGCTGACCAATCTGTTTCCGTCTCTGACCGTCCAGGAAAACGTCCGCCTCGTGGCCCAGGCGAAAGCGGGCAAGGGCTTCGACATGACGTCGATCGCGGAAAGCCATGTGGAACTGATCGAACGGGCGGAGCATGTGCTGGCGGAAGTCAAACTGATCGATGTGGCCGATCAGGTCGTGGCGGTGCTGCCGCACGGGGATCAGAGGAAACTGGAAGTGGCGATGATGATCGCCCTTGGGCCCCAGGTGCTGATGTTCGACGAGCCGACGGCCGGCATGAGCGTGGACGAGGTTCCGGTGATCCTCGATCTGATCAAGACGCTGAAGCAGGACATGGATCGCACCATCCTGCTGGTGGAACACAAGATGGACGTGATCCGCTCGCTCGCCGACCGGATCATCGTTCTGCACAACGGCGCGCTGGTGGCCGACGGCGAGCCGGCGGAGGTGATCGCCATGCCGATCGTCCAGGAAGCCTATCTCGGCAAGGCACCGGAGGCCGCATGATGTCCGAACCGCTTCTCCAGCTTTCCGGCGTGCATACGCATATCGGTCCCTATCATATTTTGCAGGGGGTGGACCTGACCGTTCCCAAGGGCGGGGTTTCGGTTCTGCTTGGCCGCAATGGCGCCGGCAAGACGACCACGTTGCGCACGATCATGGGACTTTGGACCGCAAGCAGCGGATCGGTCACGTTTCAGGGCAAGGATATTACCCGGATGGATACGCCGTCGATCTCCCGATCCGGCATCGCCTTCGTCCCGGAGAACATGGGGATCTTCACGGATCTGACCGTTGCGGAAAACATGACGTTGGCTGCAACCAAGGGCCCGATTGATCCGAAGCGGCTTGCCTGGATCCAGGACCTGTTCCCGCCGATCAAAACCTTCTGGAACGCGTCCGCAGGCAATTTGTCGGGCGGTCAGAAGCAGATGCTCGCCGTCTCGCGGGCCATTGTCGAGCCGCGGGTACTGATCCTGATCGACGAGCCGACCAAGGGCCTGGCACCGGCGATCATCAACGCGATGACCGATGCACTGAAGGAACTGAAGGAAACG contains these protein-coding regions:
- a CDS encoding ABC transporter ATP-binding protein encodes the protein MTSEHPILETRDLTIRFGGHVAVDHISCAFQRGTLTAIVGPNGAGKTTYFNLISGQLKATSGKVILNGADITRISVPERTDRGIGRAFQLTNLFPSLTVQENVRLVAQAKAGKGFDMTSIAESHVELIERAEHVLAEVKLIDVADQVVAVLPHGDQRKLEVAMMIALGPQVLMFDEPTAGMSVDEVPVILDLIKTLKQDMDRTILLVEHKMDVIRSLADRIIVLHNGALVADGEPAEVIAMPIVQEAYLGKAPEAA
- a CDS encoding ABC transporter ATP-binding protein, whose amino-acid sequence is MSEPLLQLSGVHTHIGPYHILQGVDLTVPKGGVSVLLGRNGAGKTTTLRTIMGLWTASSGSVTFQGKDITRMDTPSISRSGIAFVPENMGIFTDLTVAENMTLAATKGPIDPKRLAWIQDLFPPIKTFWNASAGNLSGGQKQMLAVSRAIVEPRVLILIDEPTKGLAPAIINAMTDALKELKETETTILLVEQNFSMASSIGDTVAVMDDGRIIHDGDMAEMVADKDLQERLMGLSLEAHQ